In Zea mays cultivar B73 chromosome 7, Zm-B73-REFERENCE-NAM-5.0, whole genome shotgun sequence, the following proteins share a genomic window:
- the LOC103631954 gene encoding ataxin precursor, giving the protein MAGGIILLLLVIPLVVRIEGSVMGERSNSFSQDSNNSSPAENKLEPGEKSFASEAYAVNWNEPPDLQMQDSFERPELYRKQSVQGEKSFASEAYPVKWSISPSLGQQSQESFEPEAYPMKWKEPPPSSQQSQDSFEPEAYRVKWNKSPPPHQQSQDSLEPEAYRVKWNKSPPPLQQSQDSFEPEAYRVKWNKSPPPHQQLQDSLEPEAYRVKWNKSPPPLQQSQGSFESEAYRVKWNKSPPPHQQSQDSFEPEAYRVKWNKSPPPLQQSQDSFEPEAYRVKWNKSPPPHQQSQDSFEPEAYRVKWNKSPPPLQQSQDSFEPEAYRVKWNKSPPPLQQSQDSFEPEAYRVKWNKSPPPLQQSQDSFEPEAYRVKWNKSPPPLQQSQDSFEPEAYRVKWNKSPPPLQQSQDSFEPEAYWVGWKQHAQGETDVADGTTPARGHGLHVATGMLFTRKSLLPGTALPEGTRFSGHGFPDPQRFALRADADAIPFSYSQLDAILRMFRIPRGSKKAEQVADTLRACEAESSDAHACATSEQAAADFAASSLGVRASDLVSVVTAVHGGKDATRYVVAPDGVTRIGKAAGAATAVPCHPMPYPYMVHYCHRPTDVEALRVELTGLGDDGATIAIAMCHANTMSWDDRYFQMLNATRGEEICHFMPWNYVLWLPAADLLANN; this is encoded by the exons ATACGCGGTGAACTGGAACGAACCACCAGACCTGCAAATGCAAGACTCCTTCGAGCGACCTGAGCTATATCGGAAGCAATCAGTGCAAG GTGAAAAGTCCTTCGCATCGGAGGCATATCCGGTGAAATGGAGCATATCACCATCACTAGGTCAGCAATCGCAAGAGTCTTTCGAGCCAGAAGCATATCCGATGAAATGGAAAGAACCACCACCATCAAGCCAACAATCGCAAGACTCCTTCGAGCCAGAGGCATATCGGGTGAAATGGAACAAATCACCACCACCACACCAACAATCGCAAGACTCCTTGGAGCCGGAGGCATATCGGGTGAAATGGAACAAATCACCACCACCACTCCAGCAATCCCAAGACTCCTTCGAGCCAGAGGCATATCGGGTGAAATGGAACAAATCACCACCACCTCACCAACAATTGCAAGACTCCTTGGAGCCGGAGGCATATCGGGTGAAATGGAACAAATCACCACCACCACTCCAGCAATCCCAAGGCTCCTTCGAGTCAGAGGCATATCGGGTGAAATGGAACAAATCACCACCACCACACCAACAATCGCAAGACTCCTTCGAGCCAGAGGCATATCGGGTGAAATGGAACAAATCACCACCACCACTCCAGCAATCCCAAGACTCCTTCGAGCCAGAGGCATATCGGGTGAAATGGAACAAATCACCACCACCACACCAACAATCGCAAGACTCCTTCGAGCCGGAGGCATATCGGGTGAAATGGAACAAATCACCACCACCACTCCAGCAATCGCAAGACTCCTTCGAGCCGGAGGCATATCGGGTGAAATGGAACAAatcaccaccaccactccaacaaTCGCAAGACTCCTTCGAGCCGGAAGCATATCGGGTGAAATGGAACAAatcaccaccaccactccaacaaTCCCAAGACTCCTTCGAGCCGGAGGCATATCGGGTGAAATGGAACAAATCACCACCACCACTCCAGCAATCGCAAGACTCCTTCGAGCCGGAGGCATATCGGGTGAAATGGAACAAatcaccaccaccactccaacaaTCGCAAGACTCTTTCGAGCCGGAGGCATATTGGGTGGGATGGAAGCAACATGCGCAAG GAGAAACAGACGTTGCTGatgggacgacgccagcacgcggcCATGGCCTGCATGTCGCGACCGGGATGCTTTTCACGAGGAAGAGCTTGCTTCCAGGGACAGCCCTACCGGAAGGCACCAGGTTCAGCGGCCACGGCTTCCCCGATCCGCAGAGGTTCGCGCTACGGGCAGACGCGGACGCCATCCCCTTCAGCTACAGCCAGCTCGACGCGATCCTAAGGATGTTCCGGATCCCTCGAGGGTCCAAGAAGGCGGAGCAAGTCGCTGACACACTCCGGGCATGCGAGGCCGAGTCCTCGGACGCTCATGCCTGCGCCACCTCCGAGCAGGCGGCGGCGGACTTTGCTGCCTCCTCGCTCGGGGTCAGGGCCAGCGACCTGGTATCGGTCGTCACCGCCGTCCACGGGGGGAAGGACGCCACTAGGTACGTGGTGGCGCCCGACGGCGTCACACGCATCGGCAAGGCGGCGGGGGCCGCGACCGCGGTGCCGTGCCACCCGATGCCGTACCCGTACATGGTCCATTACTGCCACCGGCCGACGGACGTGGAGGCGCTCCGCGTTGAGCTGACTGGGCTCGGAGACGACGGCGCGACCATCGCGATCGCCATGTGCCACGCCAACACCATGAGCTGGGACGACCGCTACTTCCAGATGTTGAACGCGACGCGCGGCGAGGAGATCTGCCACTTCATGCCGTGGAACTATGTGCTATGGCTGCCGGCTGCCGACCTTCTAGCGAATAACTAG
- the LOC103631954 gene encoding ataxin isoform X4, whose product MQDSFERPELYRKQSVQGEKSFASEAYPVKWSISPSLGQQSQESFEPEAYPMKWKEPPPSSQQSQDSFEPEAYRVKWNKSPPPHQQSQDSLEPEAYRVKWNKSPPPLQQSQDSFEPEAYRVKWNKSPPPHQQLQDSLEPEAYRVKWNKSPPPLQQSQGSFESEAYRVKWNKSPPPHQQSQDSFEPEAYRVKWNKSPPPLQQSQDSFEPEAYRVKWNKSPPPHQQSQDSFEPEAYRVKWNKSPPPLQQSQDSFEPEAYRVKWNKSPPPLQQSQDSFEPEAYRVKWNKSPPPLQQSQDSFEPEAYRVKWNKSPPPLQQSQDSFEPEAYRVKWNKSPPPLQQSQDSFEPEAYWVGWKQHAQGETDVADGTTPARGHGLHVATGMLFTRKSLLPGTALPEGTRFSGHGFPDPQRFALRADADAIPFSYSQLDAILRMFRIPRGSKKAEQVADTLRACEAESSDAHACATSEQAAADFAASSLGVRASDLVSVVTAVHGGKDATRYVVAPDGVTRIGKAAGAATAVPCHPMPYPYMVHYCHRPTDVEALRVELTGLGDDGATIAIAMCHANTMSWDDRYFQMLNATRGEEICHFMPWNYVLWLPAADLLANN is encoded by the exons ATGCAAGACTCCTTCGAGCGACCTGAGCTATATCGGAAGCAATCAGTGCAAG GTGAAAAGTCCTTCGCATCGGAGGCATATCCGGTGAAATGGAGCATATCACCATCACTAGGTCAGCAATCGCAAGAGTCTTTCGAGCCAGAAGCATATCCGATGAAATGGAAAGAACCACCACCATCAAGCCAACAATCGCAAGACTCCTTCGAGCCAGAGGCATATCGGGTGAAATGGAACAAATCACCACCACCACACCAACAATCGCAAGACTCCTTGGAGCCGGAGGCATATCGGGTGAAATGGAACAAATCACCACCACCACTCCAGCAATCCCAAGACTCCTTCGAGCCAGAGGCATATCGGGTGAAATGGAACAAATCACCACCACCTCACCAACAATTGCAAGACTCCTTGGAGCCGGAGGCATATCGGGTGAAATGGAACAAATCACCACCACCACTCCAGCAATCCCAAGGCTCCTTCGAGTCAGAGGCATATCGGGTGAAATGGAACAAATCACCACCACCACACCAACAATCGCAAGACTCCTTCGAGCCAGAGGCATATCGGGTGAAATGGAACAAATCACCACCACCACTCCAGCAATCCCAAGACTCCTTCGAGCCAGAGGCATATCGGGTGAAATGGAACAAATCACCACCACCACACCAACAATCGCAAGACTCCTTCGAGCCGGAGGCATATCGGGTGAAATGGAACAAATCACCACCACCACTCCAGCAATCGCAAGACTCCTTCGAGCCGGAGGCATATCGGGTGAAATGGAACAAatcaccaccaccactccaacaaTCGCAAGACTCCTTCGAGCCGGAAGCATATCGGGTGAAATGGAACAAatcaccaccaccactccaacaaTCCCAAGACTCCTTCGAGCCGGAGGCATATCGGGTGAAATGGAACAAATCACCACCACCACTCCAGCAATCGCAAGACTCCTTCGAGCCGGAGGCATATCGGGTGAAATGGAACAAatcaccaccaccactccaacaaTCGCAAGACTCTTTCGAGCCGGAGGCATATTGGGTGGGATGGAAGCAACATGCGCAAG GAGAAACAGACGTTGCTGatgggacgacgccagcacgcggcCATGGCCTGCATGTCGCGACCGGGATGCTTTTCACGAGGAAGAGCTTGCTTCCAGGGACAGCCCTACCGGAAGGCACCAGGTTCAGCGGCCACGGCTTCCCCGATCCGCAGAGGTTCGCGCTACGGGCAGACGCGGACGCCATCCCCTTCAGCTACAGCCAGCTCGACGCGATCCTAAGGATGTTCCGGATCCCTCGAGGGTCCAAGAAGGCGGAGCAAGTCGCTGACACACTCCGGGCATGCGAGGCCGAGTCCTCGGACGCTCATGCCTGCGCCACCTCCGAGCAGGCGGCGGCGGACTTTGCTGCCTCCTCGCTCGGGGTCAGGGCCAGCGACCTGGTATCGGTCGTCACCGCCGTCCACGGGGGGAAGGACGCCACTAGGTACGTGGTGGCGCCCGACGGCGTCACACGCATCGGCAAGGCGGCGGGGGCCGCGACCGCGGTGCCGTGCCACCCGATGCCGTACCCGTACATGGTCCATTACTGCCACCGGCCGACGGACGTGGAGGCGCTCCGCGTTGAGCTGACTGGGCTCGGAGACGACGGCGCGACCATCGCGATCGCCATGTGCCACGCCAACACCATGAGCTGGGACGACCGCTACTTCCAGATGTTGAACGCGACGCGCGGCGAGGAGATCTGCCACTTCATGCCGTGGAACTATGTGCTATGGCTGCCGGCTGCCGACCTTCTAGCGAATAACTAG
- the LOC103631954 gene encoding ataxin isoform X3: MAGGIILLLLVIPLVVRIEGSVMGERSNSFSQDSNNSSPAENKLEPGEKSFASEAYPVKWSISPSLGQQSQESFEPEAYPMKWKEPPPSSQQSQDSFEPEAYRVKWNKSPPPHQQSQDSLEPEAYRVKWNKSPPPLQQSQDSFEPEAYRVKWNKSPPPHQQLQDSLEPEAYRVKWNKSPPPLQQSQGSFESEAYRVKWNKSPPPHQQSQDSFEPEAYRVKWNKSPPPLQQSQDSFEPEAYRVKWNKSPPPHQQSQDSFEPEAYRVKWNKSPPPLQQSQDSFEPEAYRVKWNKSPPPLQQSQDSFEPEAYRVKWNKSPPPLQQSQDSFEPEAYRVKWNKSPPPLQQSQDSFEPEAYRVKWNKSPPPLQQSQDSFEPEAYWVGWKQHAQGETDVADGTTPARGHGLHVATGMLFTRKSLLPGTALPEGTRFSGHGFPDPQRFALRADADAIPFSYSQLDAILRMFRIPRGSKKAEQVADTLRACEAESSDAHACATSEQAAADFAASSLGVRASDLVSVVTAVHGGKDATRYVVAPDGVTRIGKAAGAATAVPCHPMPYPYMVHYCHRPTDVEALRVELTGLGDDGATIAIAMCHANTMSWDDRYFQMLNATRGEEICHFMPWNYVLWLPAADLLANN; this comes from the exons GTGAAAAGTCCTTCGCATCGGAGGCATATCCGGTGAAATGGAGCATATCACCATCACTAGGTCAGCAATCGCAAGAGTCTTTCGAGCCAGAAGCATATCCGATGAAATGGAAAGAACCACCACCATCAAGCCAACAATCGCAAGACTCCTTCGAGCCAGAGGCATATCGGGTGAAATGGAACAAATCACCACCACCACACCAACAATCGCAAGACTCCTTGGAGCCGGAGGCATATCGGGTGAAATGGAACAAATCACCACCACCACTCCAGCAATCCCAAGACTCCTTCGAGCCAGAGGCATATCGGGTGAAATGGAACAAATCACCACCACCTCACCAACAATTGCAAGACTCCTTGGAGCCGGAGGCATATCGGGTGAAATGGAACAAATCACCACCACCACTCCAGCAATCCCAAGGCTCCTTCGAGTCAGAGGCATATCGGGTGAAATGGAACAAATCACCACCACCACACCAACAATCGCAAGACTCCTTCGAGCCAGAGGCATATCGGGTGAAATGGAACAAATCACCACCACCACTCCAGCAATCCCAAGACTCCTTCGAGCCAGAGGCATATCGGGTGAAATGGAACAAATCACCACCACCACACCAACAATCGCAAGACTCCTTCGAGCCGGAGGCATATCGGGTGAAATGGAACAAATCACCACCACCACTCCAGCAATCGCAAGACTCCTTCGAGCCGGAGGCATATCGGGTGAAATGGAACAAatcaccaccaccactccaacaaTCGCAAGACTCCTTCGAGCCGGAAGCATATCGGGTGAAATGGAACAAatcaccaccaccactccaacaaTCCCAAGACTCCTTCGAGCCGGAGGCATATCGGGTGAAATGGAACAAATCACCACCACCACTCCAGCAATCGCAAGACTCCTTCGAGCCGGAGGCATATCGGGTGAAATGGAACAAatcaccaccaccactccaacaaTCGCAAGACTCTTTCGAGCCGGAGGCATATTGGGTGGGATGGAAGCAACATGCGCAAG GAGAAACAGACGTTGCTGatgggacgacgccagcacgcggcCATGGCCTGCATGTCGCGACCGGGATGCTTTTCACGAGGAAGAGCTTGCTTCCAGGGACAGCCCTACCGGAAGGCACCAGGTTCAGCGGCCACGGCTTCCCCGATCCGCAGAGGTTCGCGCTACGGGCAGACGCGGACGCCATCCCCTTCAGCTACAGCCAGCTCGACGCGATCCTAAGGATGTTCCGGATCCCTCGAGGGTCCAAGAAGGCGGAGCAAGTCGCTGACACACTCCGGGCATGCGAGGCCGAGTCCTCGGACGCTCATGCCTGCGCCACCTCCGAGCAGGCGGCGGCGGACTTTGCTGCCTCCTCGCTCGGGGTCAGGGCCAGCGACCTGGTATCGGTCGTCACCGCCGTCCACGGGGGGAAGGACGCCACTAGGTACGTGGTGGCGCCCGACGGCGTCACACGCATCGGCAAGGCGGCGGGGGCCGCGACCGCGGTGCCGTGCCACCCGATGCCGTACCCGTACATGGTCCATTACTGCCACCGGCCGACGGACGTGGAGGCGCTCCGCGTTGAGCTGACTGGGCTCGGAGACGACGGCGCGACCATCGCGATCGCCATGTGCCACGCCAACACCATGAGCTGGGACGACCGCTACTTCCAGATGTTGAACGCGACGCGCGGCGAGGAGATCTGCCACTTCATGCCGTGGAACTATGTGCTATGGCTGCCGGCTGCCGACCTTCTAGCGAATAACTAG